Proteins encoded by one window of Streptomyces sp. NBC_01477:
- a CDS encoding TcmI family type II polyketide cyclase, whose amino-acid sequence MHRALIVARMAPGSADDIAEVFTDSDRGELPRLIGVSSRSLFQFGDLYFHLVEADSPPEPRVADHTGHPEFKSISERLSPHISAYDPATWRSPQDAMAREFYRWDRARG is encoded by the coding sequence ATGCACCGCGCTCTGATCGTCGCCCGAATGGCGCCCGGCTCGGCGGACGACATCGCCGAGGTCTTCACCGACTCCGACCGCGGCGAACTGCCGCGGCTGATCGGGGTGAGCAGCCGCAGCCTGTTCCAGTTCGGCGACCTCTACTTCCATCTGGTCGAGGCCGACAGCCCGCCGGAGCCGAGGGTGGCCGACCACACCGGGCACCCGGAGTTCAAGAGCATCAGCGAGCGGCTGTCGCCGCACATCAGCGCCTACGACCCGGCGACCTGGCGGTCCCCGCAGGACGCCATGGCGAGGGAGTTCTACCGCTGGGACCGTGCCCGCGGTTGA
- a CDS encoding SRPBCC family protein translates to MAAHTENEITVNAPLDLVWDMTNDLEHWPQLFSEYASVEILERQGRKTTFRLTMHPDENGTVWSWVSEREPVPETRTVTARRVETGPFDFMEIFWSYQEVPGGTRMRWVQDFAMKPEAPVDDAGMTARINANSAVQLELIKDKVEQRAREQVAVPN, encoded by the coding sequence ATGGCCGCGCACACCGAGAACGAGATCACCGTCAACGCCCCGCTCGACCTCGTCTGGGACATGACGAACGACCTGGAGCACTGGCCGCAGCTGTTCAGCGAGTACGCGTCGGTGGAGATCCTGGAGCGCCAGGGCCGCAAGACCACCTTCCGGCTGACGATGCACCCGGACGAGAACGGCACCGTGTGGAGCTGGGTGTCCGAGCGGGAGCCGGTCCCCGAGACCCGTACGGTCACCGCCCGCCGGGTGGAGACCGGTCCGTTCGACTTCATGGAGATCTTCTGGAGCTACCAGGAGGTCCCCGGCGGCACCCGGATGCGCTGGGTGCAGGACTTCGCGATGAAGCCGGAGGCCCCGGTGGACGACGCCGGGATGACCGCCCGGATCAACGCGAACTCCGCCGTCCAGCTGGAACTGATCAAGGACAAGGTCGAGCAGCGCGCCCGCGAACAGGTCGCCGTCCCCAACTGA
- a CDS encoding acyl carrier protein → MHTQLTYAELASLMERRAGVIVGPADLELQSDTPFADFGLDSLGLLGIVGALENEHGATIPADADACRTPRELLDVVNDVLKARA, encoded by the coding sequence ATGCACACCCAACTCACCTACGCGGAACTGGCCTCGCTGATGGAGCGCAGGGCCGGCGTCATCGTCGGCCCCGCGGACCTGGAGCTCCAGTCCGACACGCCGTTCGCCGACTTCGGCCTCGACTCGCTGGGCCTGCTCGGCATCGTCGGCGCGCTGGAGAACGAGCACGGCGCCACCATCCCCGCCGACGCCGACGCCTGCCGGACCCCCCGGGAGCTGCTCGACGTCGTCAACGACGTACTGAAGGCGAGGGCTTGA
- a CDS encoding beta-ketoacyl synthase N-terminal-like domain-containing protein, with amino-acid sequence MTAKANRPQARRRTVITGMGVIAPTGIGADAYWKAAKEGASALGPVTRDGCGGLPLAVAGEVHGFDPAAVVEERFLVQTDRFSHFAMAAADMALSDAALDAAGAGEFGIGVVTAAGSGGGEFGQRELQQLWGRGPRFVGPYQSIAWFYAASTGQISIRGGFKGPCGVVAGDEAGGLDAFAHAARSIRGGTDAMVVGATEAPLAPYSIVCQLGYPELSTVRDPQRAYLPFTDEASGFVPAEGGAMFVAEEETAARERGVTARAVIAGHAATFTGSADWAASREGLARAIRGALDEAGVAPEEIDVVFADALGVPAADHAEALALADALGRHAARVPVTAPKTGTGRAYCGASALDTACAVLAMEHGAVPPTPNVTDVSHGLDLVTGHARPADLRTALVLSRGLLGSNSALVLRHGADARP; translated from the coding sequence ATGACCGCGAAGGCGAACAGGCCGCAGGCGCGGCGCCGTACGGTGATCACCGGGATGGGGGTGATCGCGCCCACCGGGATCGGCGCGGACGCGTACTGGAAGGCGGCCAAGGAGGGCGCGAGCGCGCTCGGCCCGGTCACCCGGGACGGCTGCGGCGGCCTGCCGCTGGCCGTCGCGGGCGAGGTGCACGGCTTCGACCCGGCGGCGGTGGTCGAGGAGCGCTTCCTCGTACAGACCGACCGGTTCAGCCACTTCGCGATGGCCGCCGCCGACATGGCCCTGAGCGACGCGGCCCTGGACGCCGCGGGCGCGGGCGAGTTCGGCATCGGCGTGGTGACCGCGGCCGGTTCCGGCGGCGGCGAGTTCGGCCAGCGCGAGCTGCAGCAGCTGTGGGGCCGCGGGCCGCGGTTCGTCGGCCCCTACCAGTCCATCGCCTGGTTCTACGCGGCCAGCACCGGCCAGATATCCATCCGCGGCGGCTTCAAGGGCCCCTGCGGGGTGGTCGCGGGCGACGAGGCCGGCGGGCTCGACGCCTTCGCGCACGCGGCCCGCAGCATCCGCGGCGGCACCGACGCCATGGTGGTGGGCGCCACGGAGGCGCCGCTCGCGCCGTACTCGATCGTGTGCCAGCTGGGGTATCCCGAGCTGAGCACGGTCCGCGACCCGCAGCGCGCGTATCTGCCGTTCACCGACGAGGCCAGCGGTTTCGTGCCCGCGGAGGGCGGCGCGATGTTCGTGGCCGAGGAGGAGACGGCGGCCCGCGAGCGCGGGGTCACCGCCCGGGCGGTGATCGCCGGGCATGCCGCGACCTTCACCGGCTCGGCGGACTGGGCGGCCTCCAGGGAAGGCCTGGCGCGCGCGATCCGCGGCGCGCTGGACGAGGCCGGTGTCGCGCCCGAGGAGATCGACGTGGTCTTCGCCGACGCGCTCGGTGTGCCCGCGGCGGACCACGCCGAGGCGCTGGCGCTCGCCGACGCGCTCGGCCGGCACGCGGCCCGGGTGCCGGTGACCGCCCCCAAGACCGGTACCGGGCGCGCCTATTGCGGCGCCTCGGCACTGGACACGGCCTGCGCGGTGCTGGCCATGGAACACGGCGCCGTGCCGCCCACCCCGAACGTCACGGACGTCAGCCACGGCCTCGACCTGGTCACCGGCCACGCCAGGCCGGCCGATCTGCGCACCGCCCTGGTGCTCAGCCGCGGGCTGCTCGGCTCGAACTCGGCACTGGTGCTGCGGCACGGCGCCGACGCCCGTCCCTGA
- a CDS encoding beta-ketoacyl-[acyl-carrier-protein] synthase family protein, translated as MTRRVAVTGIGVVAPGGVGVPAFWDLLTSGRTATRGITRFDASAFRSRIAAECDFDPAACGLDPGQLARADRYVQFAMAAADEALHDAGLDPRAEDPWRIGVSLGTAVGGTTRLEQDYALVSAGGDRWDVDHRPAAPHLHRAFTPSALSAEVAEQVGAHGPVQTVSTGCTSGLDAVGYAFQSIEEGRADICIAGASDSPISPITVACFDAIKATSPNNDDPEHASRPFDADRDGFVLGEGGAVLILEELEHARARGARVYCEIKGYASFGNAHHMTGLTREGLEMSRAIDRALAHGRIDRTAVDYVNAHGSGTKQNDRHETAAVKRSLGEHARRTPMSSIKSMVGHSLGAIGAIELAACALAMEHGVVPPTANYETPDPECDLDYVPRTARELPLRTVLSVGSGFGGFQSAVVLNREEASR; from the coding sequence ATGACCAGGCGGGTGGCGGTGACCGGGATCGGCGTCGTCGCCCCCGGCGGAGTGGGCGTGCCCGCGTTCTGGGACCTGCTCACCTCCGGGCGGACGGCGACCCGGGGCATCACCCGGTTCGACGCCTCCGCCTTCCGGTCCCGAATAGCCGCCGAGTGCGACTTCGACCCGGCCGCCTGCGGCCTGGACCCCGGGCAGCTGGCCCGAGCCGACCGCTACGTGCAGTTCGCGATGGCGGCGGCCGACGAGGCGCTGCACGACGCGGGGCTGGACCCGCGGGCCGAGGACCCCTGGCGGATCGGGGTCTCGCTGGGCACCGCGGTCGGCGGCACCACCCGGCTGGAGCAGGACTACGCGCTGGTCAGCGCGGGCGGCGACCGCTGGGACGTCGACCACCGGCCGGCCGCGCCGCATCTGCACCGGGCGTTCACGCCCAGCGCGCTGTCCGCGGAGGTCGCCGAGCAGGTCGGCGCGCACGGCCCGGTCCAGACGGTCTCCACCGGCTGCACCTCAGGGCTCGACGCGGTCGGCTACGCCTTCCAGAGCATCGAGGAGGGCCGCGCGGACATCTGCATAGCCGGCGCGTCGGACTCGCCGATCTCGCCGATCACGGTGGCCTGCTTCGACGCGATCAAGGCGACCTCGCCGAACAACGACGACCCTGAGCACGCCTCCCGCCCCTTCGACGCCGACCGGGACGGCTTCGTCCTCGGCGAGGGCGGCGCGGTGCTGATCCTGGAGGAGCTGGAGCACGCCAGGGCCCGCGGCGCCCGGGTCTACTGCGAGATCAAGGGCTACGCCTCGTTCGGCAACGCCCACCACATGACCGGGCTGACCCGCGAGGGCCTGGAGATGTCGCGGGCCATCGACCGCGCGCTGGCGCACGGCAGGATCGACCGCACCGCGGTGGACTACGTCAACGCGCACGGTTCCGGCACCAAGCAGAACGACCGGCACGAGACCGCGGCCGTCAAGCGGTCGCTGGGCGAGCACGCCCGCAGGACCCCGATGAGTTCGATCAAATCCATGGTCGGGCACTCCCTCGGTGCGATCGGCGCCATCGAACTGGCCGCCTGCGCACTGGCGATGGAGCACGGCGTGGTGCCGCCCACCGCCAACTACGAGACACCCGACCCCGAGTGCGACCTCGACTACGTGCCGAGGACCGCGCGCGAACTGCCGCTGCGGACCGTGCTGTCCGTCGGCAGCGGCTTCGGCGGCTTCCAGTCCGCCGTGGTCCTCAACCGGGAGGAGGCGAGCCGATGA
- a CDS encoding cupin domain-containing protein codes for MTAQPPRIVHVDEIEPNRRRGGDLRAMLTPTLSGSTSGFMGVAIVQRGDRIAEHYHPYSEEFVFVVNGELEVDLDGTPYALSADHGLLIPKDVRHRFRNVGDTEARMVFHLGPLAPRPELGHVDTEDAAGNPLAAAGVRPSAGRPPEAAGAVS; via the coding sequence ATGACCGCTCAGCCCCCTCGGATCGTGCACGTCGATGAGATCGAGCCCAACCGGCGCCGCGGCGGTGATCTGCGCGCGATGCTCACCCCGACCCTCAGCGGGTCGACCAGCGGTTTCATGGGCGTGGCGATCGTGCAGCGCGGCGACCGCATCGCCGAGCACTACCACCCCTATTCGGAGGAGTTCGTCTTCGTCGTCAACGGCGAACTCGAAGTCGACCTCGACGGCACGCCGTACGCGCTGAGCGCCGACCACGGGCTGCTGATCCCCAAGGACGTACGGCACCGCTTCCGCAACGTGGGCGACACCGAGGCGCGGATGGTCTTCCACCTCGGACCGCTCGCGCCGCGCCCGGAACTCGGCCATGTCGACACCGAGGACGCGGCGGGCAACCCGCTGGCCGCGGCGGGTGTCCGGCCGAGCGCGGGACGGCCGCCGGAAGCGGCGGGAGCGGTCTCATGA
- a CDS encoding SchA/CurD-like domain-containing protein — MTTLSEQPGTAGTAAGAQDTEAARLRVVLLLDVRKGAQERFLDAYELLRNQVASVPGHVSDQLCQSIEDPSQWLITSEWDGPDPFLSWVDSPEHREMVKPMHSCVNDTRSLRYDILRETSVAGHAGRRSPRPERAGDGRIRHAITFTVKPGSEDRVARLLAGYASPSARVDSATRLCRTSLFMHGNRVVRAVEVSGNLPAALRHVAQQPEVRAVEEAINPYLEEKRDLNDPQAARGFFTRAGLPAVHEVVAGVDRPGPVRRYALNYPVRGGSGTAAARVLARSDELAAADPTGPLVRSTIFQRDDIVVRVIDLAAADDEDLALTTGTADRDLAAELGRLLDLPGAVLDLGDDRGRGELLAHLAMTLVTDRHAQDS, encoded by the coding sequence ATGACGACCCTGTCCGAACAGCCGGGTACCGCGGGCACGGCGGCAGGCGCACAGGACACCGAGGCCGCGCGGCTTCGTGTGGTGCTGCTGCTGGACGTCCGGAAGGGCGCGCAGGAGCGCTTCCTCGACGCGTACGAACTGCTGCGCAACCAGGTCGCCTCGGTGCCCGGGCATGTCAGCGACCAGTTGTGCCAGTCCATCGAGGACCCCTCGCAGTGGCTGATCACCAGCGAGTGGGATGGCCCGGACCCGTTCCTGTCCTGGGTGGACAGCCCGGAGCACCGCGAGATGGTCAAGCCGATGCACTCGTGTGTCAACGACACGCGCTCGCTGCGGTACGACATCCTGCGCGAGACGTCGGTGGCCGGGCACGCCGGGCGGCGTTCGCCGCGGCCCGAGCGGGCGGGCGACGGGCGGATCCGGCACGCGATCACCTTCACGGTGAAGCCGGGCAGCGAGGACCGCGTCGCCCGGCTGCTCGCCGGCTACGCATCGCCGTCGGCCCGGGTCGACTCGGCCACCCGGCTGTGCAGGACGTCGCTGTTCATGCACGGCAACCGGGTGGTCCGCGCGGTCGAGGTCAGCGGCAACCTGCCCGCGGCGCTGCGCCATGTGGCGCAGCAGCCCGAGGTGCGGGCGGTCGAGGAGGCCATCAACCCGTACCTGGAGGAGAAGCGCGACCTGAATGACCCGCAGGCGGCCAGGGGGTTCTTCACCAGGGCCGGGCTGCCCGCGGTGCACGAGGTGGTGGCGGGCGTCGACCGCCCGGGCCCGGTACGGCGGTACGCGCTGAATTATCCGGTACGCGGCGGCAGCGGCACCGCGGCGGCCCGTGTGCTGGCCAGGTCCGACGAGCTGGCCGCGGCCGACCCGACCGGCCCGCTGGTGCGCAGCACGATCTTCCAGCGCGACGACATCGTCGTACGGGTGATCGACCTGGCCGCCGCCGATGACGAGGACCTCGCGCTGACCACCGGCACCGCCGACCGCGACCTGGCCGCGGAGCTGGGCCGGCTGCTCGACCTGCCCGGCGCCGTCCTGGACCTCGGCGACGACCGGGGCCGCGGGGAACTGCTCGCGCACCTGGCGATGACCCTGGTCACCGACCGCCACGCACAGGACTCGTGA
- a CDS encoding FAD-dependent oxidoreductase — translation MQPTSDERVPVLISGGSLVGLSTSLFLGRLGVDHLLVEKHAATSHHPRGRGNNVRTMELFRTAGVEPAIRRAASVLARNHGILQAESLTGDNQQWLFREIDPGGGLARFSPSGWCLCSQNDLEPVLLEQARALGGDIRFGAELRSFEQDADGVTARVLHRGTGETRTVRADYLVAADGPRSPVRTALGIGQTGAGELFHNVSVTFRAKRLAEVVGDRHFIACYLTNPDADGALLPVDNEAEWVFHLPWHPERGEPLEAFTDERCAAHIRTAVGVAGLEVEITGKAPWHAAERVAERYSDGRVLLAGDAAHEMSPTGAFGSNTGIQDGHNLAWKLAAVLGGWAGPGLLETYGAERRPVAVATGARASERSAEHSHPGYDAAPTGGNRQSGVLTVALGYRYPAGAVVGVDPHRPVVPEGPPPLPAGPGGTGGPVVPGTPGEQPPGGPAVPHEAARPAPGGSASETQAPGSGSPGAADAQAPGGGRPAGAGGAGPRLWLGEPGTRAPHLWVTRRGERLSTLDLYERVPVLLTGAGGAGGQAWHTAAARAAEKLGVPLDRYRVGAGPDADLVTEPGADWAAAHGTGEDGALLVRPDGFVAWRSTGGSADPEAELTGVLRQVLSLA, via the coding sequence ATGCAACCGACGTCCGACGAACGCGTACCGGTCCTCATCAGCGGCGGGTCCCTGGTGGGGCTGTCGACCTCCCTCTTCCTCGGCCGGCTCGGCGTGGACCACCTGCTGGTCGAGAAGCACGCCGCCACCTCGCACCACCCGCGCGGCCGCGGCAACAACGTGCGCACGATGGAGCTGTTCAGGACCGCAGGCGTCGAGCCGGCGATCCGCCGGGCCGCGTCCGTACTGGCCCGCAACCACGGCATCCTGCAGGCCGAATCACTGACCGGCGACAACCAGCAGTGGCTGTTCCGGGAGATCGACCCCGGCGGCGGCCTGGCCAGGTTCAGCCCGTCGGGCTGGTGCCTGTGCAGCCAGAACGACCTGGAGCCGGTGCTGCTCGAACAGGCCCGCGCGCTCGGCGGCGACATCCGCTTCGGCGCCGAGCTGCGCTCCTTCGAGCAGGACGCGGACGGGGTGACCGCGCGGGTCCTGCACCGCGGGACCGGCGAGACCCGCACCGTACGGGCCGACTACCTGGTGGCGGCCGACGGGCCGCGCAGCCCGGTGCGCACCGCGCTGGGCATCGGTCAGACCGGCGCGGGCGAGCTGTTCCACAACGTCAGCGTCACCTTCCGCGCCAAGCGGCTCGCCGAGGTCGTCGGCGACCGCCACTTCATCGCCTGCTACCTGACCAACCCGGACGCCGACGGGGCGCTGCTGCCGGTCGACAACGAGGCCGAATGGGTCTTCCACCTGCCCTGGCACCCCGAACGCGGCGAACCCCTCGAAGCGTTCACCGACGAGCGGTGCGCCGCGCACATCCGCACCGCGGTCGGCGTGGCGGGCCTGGAGGTCGAGATCACCGGGAAGGCCCCCTGGCACGCCGCCGAGCGGGTGGCGGAACGCTACTCGGACGGCCGGGTGCTGCTGGCCGGCGACGCCGCCCACGAGATGTCGCCGACCGGGGCCTTCGGCTCCAACACCGGCATCCAGGACGGCCACAACCTGGCCTGGAAGCTCGCCGCGGTGCTCGGCGGCTGGGCGGGCCCCGGCCTGCTGGAGACCTACGGCGCCGAGCGGCGGCCGGTCGCCGTCGCCACCGGCGCCCGCGCCTCCGAGCGGTCGGCGGAACACAGCCACCCCGGCTACGACGCCGCCCCGACCGGCGGCAACCGTCAGAGCGGCGTCCTCACCGTCGCCCTCGGCTACCGCTACCCGGCCGGCGCGGTCGTCGGCGTCGACCCCCACCGCCCGGTCGTCCCCGAGGGCCCGCCCCCGCTCCCCGCGGGCCCGGGCGGCACCGGCGGCCCTGTCGTCCCCGGCACCCCGGGCGAACAGCCCCCTGGCGGTCCGGCGGTCCCGCACGAGGCCGCCCGCCCGGCGCCGGGCGGCAGCGCGTCCGAAACGCAGGCGCCCGGCTCGGGCAGCCCGGGCGCGGCTGACGCCCAGGCACCCGGCGGCGGCAGGCCCGCCGGGGCCGGGGGCGCCGGGCCGCGGTTGTGGCTGGGGGAGCCCGGCACCCGGGCGCCGCACCTGTGGGTGACCCGCCGTGGCGAACGGCTCTCCACGCTCGACCTGTACGAGCGGGTGCCGGTGCTGCTCACCGGGGCCGGGGGCGCCGGCGGCCAGGCCTGGCACACCGCCGCCGCCCGCGCCGCGGAAAAGCTCGGGGTGCCGCTCGACCGCTACCGGGTCGGCGCGGGTCCCGACGCCGACCTGGTCACCGAGCCCGGCGCGGACTGGGCCGCGGCCCACGGCACCGGCGAGGACGGCGCGCTGCTCGTACGCCCCGACGGTTTCGTGGCCTGGCGCTCCACCGGCGGCAGTGCCGACCCCGAGGCGGAACTGACCGGCGTCCTGCGCCAGGTGCTCAGCCTGGCCTGA
- a CDS encoding beta-glucosidase, which yields MTLPEKVAQLFGIWVGASDEGGEVAPYQHEMEEPVTLDSLLPQGLGQLTRSYGTAPVDPALGALSLLRTQRRIAAANRFGIPAVAHEECLAGFATWGATAYPVPLSWGAGFDPDLVRTMAAAIGRDMRAVGVHQGLAPVLDVVRDARWGRVEETIGEDPYLVGTIGTAYVQGLESAGIVATLKHFVGYSASRAGRNLAPVGMGGRERADVMLAPFEMAIRESGVRSVMHAYTDTDGIPSAADGELLTGLLRDTWGFTGTVVADYFGVAFLKTLHGVAGTLGEAAGAALAAGVDIELPTVKAFGEPLLKALADGQVPEAHVDRALRRVLIQKVQLGLLDPDWDPVPEALAGADLDDLAALRGSVDFDPAGNRAVARRIAEQSVVLLRNDGTLPLAHPARIAVIGPNAEVPTAVLGCYSFPVHVGSQHPRMPLGIELPTLREALAAEFPRSEIVTAAGADIDTDDTGGFAEAVRLAAGADIVVLALGDRAGLFGRGTSGEGCDAESLALPGVQQQLLDTLLDTGTPLVVTLLAGRPYVLGRAVGEAAAIVQTFFPGEEGTGALAGVLSGRVEPSGRLPVSIPRRAGTQPSTYLAAKLGQAGESSSIDPTPAFGFGHGLTYTAFQWTDLDVPDLQAGTDGEIRLAFTVRNTGEREGTELVQLYLHDPVASVVQPVQRLIGYRRVRLAPGRSARVEVTVPADLASFTGRAGRRVVEPGELELRLGASSTDLRLTVIATLTGQVRELDHTRRLHATFSVGEPLPGA from the coding sequence ATGACCCTGCCGGAAAAGGTCGCGCAGCTGTTCGGCATCTGGGTGGGTGCGTCCGACGAGGGCGGCGAGGTCGCCCCCTACCAGCACGAGATGGAGGAACCGGTCACCCTGGACAGCCTGCTGCCGCAGGGCCTCGGCCAGCTGACCAGGTCGTACGGCACCGCGCCCGTCGATCCGGCGCTCGGCGCGCTGTCCCTACTGCGTACCCAGCGGCGCATCGCCGCGGCGAACCGTTTCGGCATACCCGCCGTCGCGCACGAGGAGTGCCTGGCCGGTTTCGCCACCTGGGGCGCCACCGCCTACCCCGTACCGCTGTCGTGGGGCGCCGGCTTCGACCCGGACCTGGTCCGCACCATGGCGGCCGCGATCGGCCGCGACATGCGCGCGGTCGGTGTGCACCAGGGCCTGGCCCCGGTGCTCGACGTGGTGCGCGACGCCCGCTGGGGACGGGTCGAGGAGACCATCGGCGAGGACCCGTACCTCGTCGGCACGATCGGCACCGCCTACGTCCAGGGGCTGGAGTCCGCCGGGATCGTGGCGACGCTCAAGCACTTCGTGGGCTACTCCGCCTCCCGCGCCGGCCGCAACCTCGCGCCGGTCGGCATGGGCGGCAGGGAACGCGCCGACGTGATGCTGGCGCCGTTCGAGATGGCGATCCGCGAGAGCGGCGTCCGCTCGGTCATGCACGCCTACACCGACACCGACGGCATTCCGTCGGCGGCGGACGGGGAACTGCTGACCGGGCTGCTGCGGGACACCTGGGGCTTCACCGGGACGGTCGTCGCCGACTACTTCGGCGTCGCCTTCCTCAAGACCCTGCACGGGGTGGCCGGCACCCTCGGCGAGGCGGCGGGCGCCGCGCTCGCCGCCGGCGTCGACATCGAGCTGCCCACCGTCAAGGCCTTCGGCGAACCGCTGCTCAAGGCCCTGGCCGACGGGCAGGTCCCCGAGGCGCACGTGGACCGCGCGCTGCGCCGGGTGCTGATCCAGAAGGTGCAGCTCGGGCTGCTCGACCCGGACTGGGACCCGGTGCCCGAGGCGCTGGCCGGGGCCGACCTCGACGACCTCGCGGCGCTGCGCGGCTCGGTGGACTTCGACCCGGCCGGGAACCGGGCCGTCGCCCGGCGGATCGCCGAGCAGAGCGTCGTGCTGCTGCGCAACGACGGCACCCTGCCGCTGGCGCACCCGGCCAGGATCGCGGTCATCGGCCCCAACGCCGAGGTGCCCACCGCGGTACTCGGCTGCTACTCCTTCCCCGTGCACGTCGGCAGCCAGCATCCGCGGATGCCGCTCGGCATCGAACTGCCCACCCTGCGCGAGGCGCTGGCCGCCGAATTCCCCCGCAGCGAGATCGTCACAGCGGCCGGCGCCGACATCGACACCGACGACACCGGCGGCTTCGCCGAGGCCGTGCGGCTGGCAGCCGGTGCGGACATCGTTGTCCTCGCGCTCGGTGACCGGGCCGGGCTCTTCGGCCGCGGCACCAGCGGCGAGGGCTGCGACGCGGAGTCGCTGGCACTGCCCGGCGTCCAGCAGCAGCTGCTCGACACGCTGCTCGACACCGGCACCCCGCTGGTCGTCACCCTGCTCGCCGGACGGCCGTACGTGCTCGGCCGCGCGGTGGGCGAGGCCGCGGCGATCGTGCAGACGTTCTTCCCCGGCGAGGAGGGCACCGGCGCCCTCGCCGGTGTGCTGTCGGGCCGGGTCGAACCGTCGGGGCGGCTGCCGGTCAGCATCCCGCGGCGGGCCGGCACCCAGCCGTCCACGTATCTGGCGGCCAAGCTCGGCCAGGCCGGCGAGTCGTCCAGCATCGACCCGACGCCGGCGTTCGGTTTCGGGCACGGCCTGACGTACACCGCCTTCCAGTGGACGGACCTGGACGTGCCGGACCTCCAGGCGGGCACGGACGGCGAGATACGTCTGGCGTTCACCGTCCGCAACACCGGTGAGCGGGAGGGCACCGAGCTGGTGCAGCTGTATCTGCACGACCCGGTCGCCTCGGTGGTGCAGCCGGTGCAGCGGCTCATCGGCTACCGGCGGGTGCGCCTGGCGCCCGGGCGGTCCGCCCGGGTCGAGGTCACCGTGCCCGCCGACCTGGCGTCCTTCACCGGCCGGGCCGGCCGGCGCGTCGTGGAGCCCGGCGAGCTGGAGCTGAGGCTCGGCGCGTCGTCCACGGACCTGCGGCTGACCGTCATCGCCACCCTGACCGGCCAGGTGCGGGAGCTGGACCACACGCGCCGGCTGCACGCGACGTTCAGCGTCGGCGAGCCGCTGCCGGGAGCGTGA
- a CDS encoding carbohydrate ABC transporter permease: MKRRPNYLAGLGSVVWLFLIGLPLYVMLAATLQDRSDYSSNGPLAFPEHVTLHNYTQDFSNGFGHFFLNTLLVTLAVVAIVLLVVPPLSYAIVRSQGRITTGVFRLFLLGLAIPAQAVIVPMFYVISKAGLYDHLIGVILPTAAFSMPVCALILTGVMRDITPDLYEAMAMDGASPWRVFFQLVVPLSKGGLSTIMVFSALQAWNGFLFPLVLTQSDSSKVVTLGLFNFQTEHGVDIPGLLAAVVLSMLPIFIVYLFARRALVQGLMGVGGK; this comes from the coding sequence ATGAAGCGCCGTCCCAACTACCTCGCGGGCCTCGGCTCGGTGGTCTGGCTGTTCCTCATCGGCCTGCCGCTGTACGTGATGCTGGCGGCGACCCTCCAGGACCGCTCCGACTACTCCTCGAACGGCCCGCTGGCCTTTCCTGAGCACGTCACGCTGCACAACTACACCCAGGACTTCTCGAACGGCTTCGGCCACTTCTTCCTGAACACCCTGCTGGTCACGCTGGCGGTGGTGGCGATCGTGCTGCTGGTGGTGCCGCCGCTGTCGTACGCGATCGTACGCAGCCAGGGCCGGATCACCACCGGAGTCTTCCGGCTGTTCCTGCTGGGCCTGGCGATTCCCGCGCAGGCGGTCATCGTGCCGATGTTCTACGTCATCAGCAAGGCGGGCCTGTACGACCACCTGATCGGCGTCATCCTGCCGACGGCGGCCTTCTCGATGCCGGTGTGCGCGCTGATCCTCACCGGAGTGATGCGCGACATCACCCCCGACCTCTACGAGGCCATGGCGATGGACGGCGCCTCGCCGTGGCGGGTGTTCTTCCAGCTGGTGGTGCCGCTGTCCAAGGGCGGGCTGTCCACGATCATGGTCTTCTCCGCGCTCCAGGCGTGGAACGGCTTCCTCTTCCCGCTGGTGCTGACCCAGTCCGACTCGTCCAAGGTCGTCACCCTGGGCCTGTTCAACTTCCAGACCGAGCACGGCGTCGACATCCCCGGCCTGCTGGCCGCGGTCGTGCTGTCGATGCTGCCCATCTTCATCGTCTACCTGTTCGCCCGTCGTGCCCTGGTCCAGGGACTCATGGGCGTCGGAGGAAAGTGA